Within Anolis sagrei isolate rAnoSag1 chromosome 3, rAnoSag1.mat, whole genome shotgun sequence, the genomic segment CAATTGGGCAACAAGTCTAGATGAATGGAATCAAATGAGACCATCAGCAACTTTTTCCTGCCTGTTGAAACTGGTCCCGGACAGGCTCAAATTTTATGCCTCTTCTGGCAGATTTAATAATGTGTGAATTCAGGAGAGATGTAACCAATAAGATGGTGACCACAAAACAGGTGGGTGGGTTTTACTTTCCAGAAGACAGCAGGAAATAACTGCCTACTATTTGGTTGTCCACATCTACTGAAGTCACGCATCATGAAATTCGCAATGCAGACAAGTAATTGTTAGGGAGGCCCAAGTCTACACAGGACTTTCCCAAGAGCATCAGACTCTTGCCAAGCCCATCTTAGTCAAGCATAGCCAGGTTATTTCAATTAATCCTTTTGGCACAATAATAGACTTGCAAAGAAACCAGCAGAAATTAAACAGCAGCAAatatggaaggagaaaaaaacaaacagactgaGGACCATCAAGCATGGTATTCCCAAGGTTATATCAGAACAAAAATGTGGTTCCTATTTAACACTGATGGAAACAAGGAAACTGAAAAATGGCATGATCTATGAGGCAATCTTTGGGATGAgatgaaatggaaaagaaaatggaTATATCCTAGAGTAATGCTTTTCAAATTGTCCGTCTGTTCTAAAGTTACAGGAATTTATTAAGGTCAGCAATGCTGTTCTAGGGGGCAAAACCCCCACCATATGATGTGCCCATATGTAAAGATTTgtgtactaaaaaaaaaaagttttaaaggcggcttacaaccaaAGGGAGTGCATTCTGCACACCAATAAAAggtacacagaaaaaaaaattggtaTCAAGTTAACAGTAGTTGAAGGGGAGGAGAACAACGACAATGTTATGTCCCTTCAAGCATAAATCCACCCCTCCCTCCCGTGGCCCTTTGTGTTTTGCAATAAATACCAAATTGTTGATGGGCATCTTAAGTTCTCGCATGTGTATGATTTGATAAGTTGCCTTTAAAGTGCGAGAAGCCAAGGTATGTTCCTCAGCTGTATAAATTTATCACAGGCTTGAATCAATCACAGACCAGGGAGGagatagaaaaaaaaaagaggagggaatTGGAGGGAAGCAGAGGAAACAGGGAAAGCATGGTATGGCTAATGGGAATCAGGGAGGGGAACAGTCCCTTTATCCTTTGGCACTTCCAAAGATGAAGTGAGGACTCGAGTGGaaacagcttcttcttcttcttcttccaccacTCTTCACGTTATTGATCCTGTTGGCCAAATCAGATGTGCACAGGTGATCAGGAGTTGCTGTCTTTCCATGGTTACCTTCAAGGAAGATCAGATGTCCATCTCAAACTGAGCATCATCACCTGCGTCAAGGAGAGGAAGaggcaaaaaaaatcaatactAGGGGTCTCAGAGGGAACCCAATTCCACAACCTCACAATTTTTAtatcacttagaatcatagaatcacagagttggaagagacctcatgggtcatccagtccaaccccctgccaagaagcaggaatattgcattccaggcatgtagtcgggggggggggggggcttgaggggcttcagccccccccccccaaattctcatggtggttcatgaaaaggccttactggtgcattatttaaactgttatgtttattcatatcatgatctgatcaccatactcaatatatctcatatgcatgggggtattggggtaatgatacaaaaggtttgctagtgtagaccttctttcactcagactcagccccccccccaaaactcagcccccccgaaccccccccccccccgaatcgaaatcctggctacgggcctgttgcattcaaataacccctgacatctggccatccagcctctgtttaaaagcttccaaagaaggagtctccaccacactctggggcagagatttccactactgaacggctctcacagccaggaagtcttcctcatgttcagatggaatgtcctttcttgtagtttgaagccattgttttgcatcctagtctccagggaagcagaaaacaagcttgctccctcctccctatggcttcctttcacatatttatacatggctatcatatctcctctcaaacttctcttcttcaggctaaacatgcccagctccttaagccgctcctcatagggcttgttcttcagacccttcatcatttccCAAGCCAGAACCTGGCCGCGGGTTGTGCTGGTGAGCCTTGAGTTCTCAGGCACTAAAGGCAGACGTTCTCAATACGTGACAGTATTAACACAACGTGTTTAATAAAAAGATGGGGGCTTATTTGGAGAGAATAAAATCCTTAAAGGCAGAACACCACTTGTGATTGGAATGTGGTTTCTGTGattaaaagcccccaaaacaaAAAGCTGTAAGGAAAAGCTGGAATGAAAAACCTTTGGAAAACtctctggccaccaccaaactgattttatttatttatttcgcgcacttctaccccgcccttctcaacccccgaggggggactcagggcggcttacacaaggcacaattcgatgccaacaataacaataaaataaaacatgtatcaaaagcaattattaaacaattaaaacaatcaataaaaccaatataatattcaacgttcgccaactcagaatccataaattcattccattcCAACTTAAAAGTactgataagcccttggcttactggaAGTATTTTAGGCAAGAGTGTGTTGGATTTAGCACTCAGGCTTGTGTTtctgaggtaacagaaaagcaaaatatacgctgccaccatagactcttgattgctgcaggaaactacttttaaaacttcacccacagaggcacatgtgaggcagatgttgtgaacaacaaaacaaagacgtttatttaagagaacaggaacaattcaggtataaagcttagctgtttcaaaataTTGACTTTAAAAGTGTGTGGTTACTTTAAGCAGTTCAGACTTACACAGaaacacttctctctccctccacagattactgacaggattgcttctctgaaagtaattctaaacaCCAGCACAGAGAGTCctatcctggatctatctcttcagaaaatacttaaggccatccagtccaactcccttcaccggggcaagaaaacgtaaacaaagcgccatccagccatagatatagatagatatatatgactcacacacagagatatagtatcatagatttgaaagggactcctaaagaaggactatgatatgttgcatgttccagagtaggcaaaccagacaatctccacatcaacactgacaaagaaacagcaagagatactgcttacccacaagcataaagacattacatatattagaaatcaacaccttctcattattttccagatcagcagactgggccacagcaacgcatggcaggggacggctagtttttcTTATAAATGTTGGTCCTCTTAATGTTTGGGATTTCAGCTCTCAAAAGTTCCAACAAGCATggccaatgggattctggaaactgaaattcaaaacatttgaGGAATCAAATGCTCAAAATTTCTGCCATGAAGAACTAGGCATGTTACTTTCTTGGCCCTACAGATGTACTAATACTGTAATTTTCTTGTCAAAAATCCAGTAGCTACTCATCCCATGGAAACAGGTAAATAGcatttttgatatattttaagACTGTAAGCAAACATGGAGAACTGTGCCATACTTCCACTCCTGTTCTTACCAATTATAGCCTTTCCATCATGATTGTTCAGGTTGTTTACTTCCACTTTGGAATCCTCAGTCATGGAACCAGGGCTGGTAACTCCTGGGATATTTGGAAGGTGGCACGGAGGGGTTTGAGCCATTGGAGAATTGCGACGATCTAACAGAAACTTGCGGTCATAGATGATTCGGGTACctagaggagggagaagaaaaggtGACTAGGATGCACCAACCATTCACTTACAACAGAAAAGATTACAGATACTATCTGTACACAAACTCAGTTAACACGGAAACCTTTAGTATGAACAAACATCTAAGTTCTTCATACTAACTAAGCAGGAAAACTCCTAAAGCTGCTTGCAAAAAAGTAAACACTGAGTAATTATGCTTAAGACTGCAATGTACATGTAGTCAAAAACAACTGCTATGTGcattgtttctgttttcttttcttttaaagacaCACAATAACAGTTTCTTAGGATGAAAACACActtcctcttttatttatttttaacatgaCAACATTTCAACATAGGGGCAAATGAGTAATCTTGACTGTGCCTTCTTGCATTCTTTTTGCAAGCAGCAAATCTcaaatgctttcaagtcatttctaactaaCGGCAACCCTAAGCAAGCGTATCATGATGTTCTCTTAGCaaagtttgttcagaggggggttggctttaccttcccctgaggctgagagtatggcATGCCCA encodes:
- the EIF4EBP2 gene encoding eukaryotic translation initiation factor 4E-binding protein 2, coding for MSSSSRNSGVGPLHPSQSRAIPTRTVPISDSSQLPHDYCTTPGGTLFSTTPGGTRIIYDRKFLLDRRNSPMAQTPPCHLPNIPGVTSPGSMTEDSKVEVNNLNNHDGKAIIGDDAQFEMDI